Proteins encoded within one genomic window of Panicum virgatum strain AP13 chromosome 1N, P.virgatum_v5, whole genome shotgun sequence:
- the LOC120656476 gene encoding E3 ubiquitin-protein ligase WAV3-like, producing the protein MEGVWRKAKKAMGAGLCVHLPAVAGDREGGASDAVSLDSAAAAHASAPNTPAATATAEASGTRALRRSKSGGKSSKRMCAICFDSMKPGHGQALFTAECSHMFHFHCISSSVKHGNHVCPVCRAKWKEIPFNRSLSSIVPRGRGGLNVNQARLPQQDAYMALLRPVPNRQREPPVLLASEPIDFNDDEPLQKMESAKIGSSRTVLVKTYPEFSAVPQSSQDDFAVLIHLKAPYANPEQVTGRSVNVTSNRYPTSRAAVDLVTVLDVSGSMAGTKLALLKRAMGFVIQHLGPSDRLSVIAFSSTARRLFHLRGMSHSGRQQALQAVNSLGASGGTNIADALKKAAKVIEDRSYQNPVCSIILLSDGQDTYNIPSNITGTRADYRSLVPSSILNHTFRLVPVHAFGFGVDHDSDALHSIAEASGGTFSFIEDEAVIQDAFAQCIGGLLSVVVQNMQLTVECVHPGVFLRSIKSGSYLSKVAANGRNGSIDVGHLYADEERDFLLSVSLPQCREQITLLKVACAYKDSLTSEVFKIQGDEVKILRPKSPTSEPVCMEVDRERNRVCAADAIEAARAAAERGALSDAVTILDDCRRILSESYASRSGDRLCTALDAELREMQERMANRQRYEASGRAYLLSGLSSHSWQRATTRGDSTDSATLVYSYQTPSMVQMLQHSQNHCPSPQGPSQVRQPKILLAKPQPR; encoded by the exons ATGGAGGGGGTGTGGAGGAAGGCCAAGAAGGCGATGGGCGCCGGCCTGTGCGTGCACctccccgccgtcgccggcgaccgggAGGGCGGCGCGTCGGATGCGGTCTCCCTGgactctgcggcggcggcgcacgcatcGGCGCCGaacacgccggcggcgacggccacggCGGAGGCCAGCGGCACCCGCGCGCTGCGGAGGTCCAAGTCCGGAGGCAAGTCCTCCAAG AGAATGTGCGCTATATGTTTTGACTCCATGAAGCCGGGTCATGGACAAGCCCTATTCACTGCTGAATGTTCTCATATGTTTCACTTCCACTGCATCTCCTCCAGTGTGAAACATGGAAACCATGTATGCCCAGTTTGCCGGGCAAAGTGGAAAGAGATCCCCTTTAATCGTTCATTATCTTCTATAGTTCCCCGTGGGAGAGGTGGGTTGAATGTAAACCAAGCTCGATTACCCCAGCAAGATGCCTACATGGCTCTTCTCCGCCCAGTTCCAAACCGCCAGCGAGAACCTCCTGTCTTACTTGCTTCTGAGCCAATAGACTTCAATGATGATGAACCTTTGCAGAAGATGGAGTCTGCTAAAATTGGATCTAGTAGAACTGTATTagtgaagacatatccagagtTTTCAGCTGTTCCACAATCATCTCAAGATGACTTTGCGGTTCTGATCCATCTAAAGGCTCCATATGCTAACCCAGAGCAGGTCACAGGCAGATCGGTCAATGTAACCTCAAACAGGTATCCTACATCTCGTGCTGCTGTGGATCTTGTTACCGTGCTTGATGTTAGTGGAAGTATGGCAGGCACTAAACTGGCACTCTTGAAGCGAGCCATGGGGTTTGTTATACAGCACCTTGGGCCATCTGATCGGCTTTCAGTTATTGCTTTCTCATCTACTGCCAGAAGGTTGTTCCATCTCCGAGGGATGTCACACTCTGGCAGGCAGCAGGCCTTGCAGGCTGTCAACTCACTTGGTGCTAGTGGTGGCACAAACATTGCTGATGCACTGAAGAAAGCTGCTAAGGTTATTGAGGACAGGAGTTATCAGAATCCAGTATGCAGTATCATTCTCTTGTCAGATGGCCAAGATACGTACAATATTCCCTCAAATATTACAGGCACTCGGGCAGATTATAGGTCACTAGTTCCATCTTCCATTCTAAATCACACATTTCGCTTAGTGCCTGTGCATGCATTTGGTTTTGGAGTAGACCATGATTCAGATGCTTTGCATTCAATTGCTGAGGCCTCTGGTGGTACATTCTCTTTTATTGAGGATGAAGCTGTGATTCAGGATGCATTTGCTCAGTGTATAGGTGGGCTTCTCAGCGTAGTTGTTCAGAATATGCAACTAACTGTGGAGTGTGTGCATCCTGGTGTTTTCCTTCGCTCCATCAAATCTGGTAGTTACCTAAGTAAGGTGGCTGCAAATGGGCGAAATGGCTCAATTGATGTTGGTCATCTCTATGCTGACGAGGAGAGAGACTTTCTGCTGTCGGTGAGCTTACCACAATGTCGTGAACAGATCACACTTCTGAAAGTTGCTTGTGCCTACAAAGATTCATTAACAAGTGAAGTCTTCAAGATTCAAGGTGACGAGGTAAAGATCTTGAGGCCTAAATCACCCACATCAGAGCCAGTTTGCATGGAGGTTGATCGTGAGAGAAATCGTGTCTGTGCTGCTGATGCTATTGAGGCTGCAAGGGCTGCTGCTGAGAGAGGTGCTCTTTCTGATGCTGTGACAATTCTTGATGATTGCCGGAGGATACTATCAGAATCCTATGCAAGCAGGAGTGGGGACCGTCTGTGCACAGCCCTTGATGCAGAGCTGAGGGAGATGCAAGAGAGGATGGCCAACAGGCAACGTTATGAGGCTTCAGGGCGGGCTTATCTGCTGTCTGGATTGAGCTCACATTCTTGGCAGAGAGCCACCACACGAGGTGATTCCACCGACAGTGCTACACTTGTTTACTCTTATCAGACACCATCAATGGTTCAGATGCTGCAGCACTCACAGAACCACTGCCCTTCACCTCAGGGCCCATCGCAGGTCCGACAACCTAAGATACTCTTGGCGAAACCGCAGCCTAGGTAG